A window of Kineosporia sp. NBRC 101731 contains these coding sequences:
- the aroH gene encoding chorismate mutase, translating to MAVRAIRGATAVDVDEREHVLERTRELVSEVMEANKLDQDSIISIIFTATQDVSSVAPALAARQLGLNDPALICVQEMHVEGAMPMLVRLVAHVETELDRDQVRNRYLRGTDQLRVDVPPIPGS from the coding sequence GTGGCTGTCCGGGCCATCCGGGGGGCGACCGCGGTGGACGTCGACGAGCGCGAACACGTTCTCGAGCGCACCCGCGAACTGGTGTCCGAGGTGATGGAGGCCAACAAGCTCGACCAGGACTCCATCATCAGCATCATCTTCACCGCCACCCAGGACGTGTCGAGCGTGGCGCCGGCTCTGGCCGCGCGTCAGCTCGGGCTGAACGACCCGGCTCTGATCTGTGTCCAGGAAATGCATGTCGAAGGCGCCATGCCGATGCTGGTCCGCCTGGTCGCGCACGTCGAGACCGAGCTGGACCGTGACCAGGTGCGCAATCGGTACCTGCGCGGTACCGACCAGCTGCGGGTAGACGTACCCCCGATCCCGGGAAGCTGA
- a CDS encoding prephenate dehydrogenase, protein MSVDPAAAQTLGTVRIVGTGLLGASIGLGLRGLGVRVLLHDPSPTALALARDMGAGEPDPGDEPVSLVVVGAPPDVTAGVVRAELAAHPNATVTDVASVKGGIAAELAGADGIERYVGGHPMAGRERSGPTAARADLFLGRPWVVCPSSTDQVYERTEAVRMLAVALGATPVFMPAAEHDEAVALISHVPQLAASLVASRLVKASDPAVGLAGQGLRDVTRIADSDPMLWAQILSANAPQVAGVLKELRTDLDSVITALDALGAGEAVGARAAVAQIVHHGREGRERIPGKHGQPQTRYAVVTALLPDKPGQLARLFEDIGEAGINVEEFSLEHSPGARVGLGGVSVLPAAREELERALTERGWHVVA, encoded by the coding sequence ATGAGCGTCGATCCAGCGGCGGCGCAGACCCTCGGAACCGTCCGCATCGTCGGCACCGGCCTGCTCGGCGCGAGCATCGGCCTGGGGCTGCGCGGACTGGGCGTACGGGTCCTGCTCCACGACCCGTCCCCGACCGCACTCGCCCTGGCCCGCGACATGGGCGCCGGCGAGCCCGATCCCGGTGACGAACCGGTGTCACTCGTCGTCGTCGGTGCCCCGCCCGACGTCACGGCCGGGGTGGTGCGGGCCGAACTGGCCGCGCACCCGAACGCCACGGTCACCGATGTGGCCAGCGTCAAGGGCGGCATCGCGGCCGAGCTGGCCGGTGCCGACGGGATCGAACGCTATGTCGGCGGGCATCCGATGGCCGGCCGGGAACGTTCCGGGCCGACCGCCGCCCGCGCCGACCTGTTCCTGGGGCGGCCCTGGGTGGTGTGCCCGTCGTCCACCGACCAGGTGTACGAGCGCACCGAGGCCGTGCGCATGCTGGCCGTCGCTCTCGGTGCCACCCCCGTCTTCATGCCCGCCGCCGAGCACGACGAGGCCGTGGCGCTGATCTCGCACGTGCCCCAGCTGGCGGCCAGCCTGGTCGCCTCCCGCCTGGTCAAGGCCAGCGACCCGGCCGTCGGGCTGGCCGGGCAGGGGCTGCGTGACGTCACCCGCATCGCCGACAGCGACCCGATGCTGTGGGCCCAGATCCTGTCCGCCAACGCACCGCAGGTGGCGGGCGTCCTCAAAGAACTGCGCACCGACCTCGACAGCGTGATCACCGCCCTCGACGCCCTCGGCGCGGGGGAGGCGGTCGGCGCGCGCGCCGCCGTCGCGCAGATCGTGCACCACGGGCGAGAGGGTCGCGAGCGCATCCCGGGCAAGCACGGTCAGCCGCAGACCCGCTACGCCGTGGTCACCGCGTTGCTGCCGGACAAGCCCGGGCAGCTGGCCAGGCTGTTCGAGGACATCGGCGAGGCCGGGATCAATGTCGAGGAGTTCAGCCTCGAGCACTCACCCGGAGCCCGGGTGGGTCTGGGTGGTGTCTCCGTGCTGCCGGCCGCACGGGAGGAGCTCGAGAGGGCCCTCACCGAGCGCGGCTGGCACGTCGTCGCGTAG
- the cmk gene encoding (d)CMP kinase yields the protein MSAQSVPTQARPLVIAVDGPSGSGKSSVSREVARRLGLEYLDTGAMYRAATWSVVEAGIDLADAAAVAEHVRNLDLTMATDPTAPGVWVAGHDVSAAIRETRISSIVSKVATNLDVRAEMLKRQRDLITVGRNGTHQGCVAEGRDITTVVAPDADVRLLLTASEEARLARRAKELHGSADAASVEATRDQIVRRDSDDSTVSNFEVAADGVLHLDSSALDFEQTVDAVLAAITRIVTGSVTDLDEHARAGAVS from the coding sequence GTGTCCGCGCAGTCCGTCCCCACGCAAGCGCGCCCCCTGGTGATTGCCGTCGACGGCCCTTCCGGGTCGGGCAAGTCCAGCGTCTCCCGTGAGGTGGCGCGCCGGCTCGGGCTGGAATACCTCGACACCGGTGCGATGTACCGCGCGGCGACCTGGTCGGTGGTGGAGGCCGGGATCGATCTGGCCGACGCGGCCGCGGTCGCCGAGCACGTGCGCAACCTCGACCTGACCATGGCCACCGACCCGACTGCTCCCGGTGTCTGGGTGGCCGGTCACGACGTCTCCGCCGCGATCCGCGAGACCCGGATCTCCTCGATCGTCTCGAAGGTCGCGACCAATCTCGACGTGCGCGCCGAGATGCTGAAGCGCCAGCGCGACCTGATCACCGTCGGCCGCAACGGCACGCACCAGGGGTGCGTCGCCGAAGGCCGTGACATCACCACCGTCGTCGCCCCCGATGCCGACGTGCGTCTCCTGCTCACCGCGAGCGAGGAGGCGCGACTCGCGCGGCGGGCCAAGGAGCTGCACGGCAGCGCCGACGCCGCGTCCGTCGAGGCGACGCGCGACCAGATCGTGCGTCGCGACTCCGACGACTCCACCGTTTCCAATTTCGAGGTCGCCGCGGACGGCGTGCTGCACCTGGACTCCTCGGCGCTCGATTTCGAGCAGACCGTCGATGCCGTGCTGGCCGCCATCACCCGCATCGTCACCGGTTCGGTCACCGACCTCGACGAACACGCCAGGGCTGGTGCCGTTTCCTGA
- the der gene encoding ribosome biogenesis GTPase Der — protein MSKQDRSTNEEAEPVVIDVAAGYGAEEPEAPGLDNALRAGLSEYDLSESDLRLLEAGADGALGEENAGPLPVLAIVGRPNVGKSTLVNRVLGRREAVVEDVPGVTRDRVRYETEWAGRRFVVVDTGGWERDAKGLAGRVAEQAEIAIELADAVMFVVDAQVGATATDEAVVRLLRKTKKPVILAANKVDDTRGELEASSLWSLGLGEPYPVSALHGRGSGDLLDAVLAALPEVSAVGPEQVGGLRRVALLGRPNVGKSSLLNALAGEDRVVVDSVAGTTRDPVDEIIDLNGRQWRFVDTAGIRRRVHLTRGADFYASLRTQAALEKAEVAVVLLDSSEPLSEQDQRIISMIVDSGRALVVAYNKWDLMDEERRKFLEREFETDLVQIQWAPRINVSASTKWHVNRLTPALDTALESWDTRVPTGKLNSLLAEIMQSHPHPVRGGKQPRILYGSQVSTRPPRFVLFTSGYFEAGYRRFIERRLREAFGFEGTPIEVSVRPREKRSKKK, from the coding sequence ATGTCCAAGCAAGACCGCTCCACCAACGAAGAAGCCGAACCCGTCGTCATCGACGTGGCCGCCGGTTACGGGGCTGAAGAACCCGAGGCTCCCGGCCTGGACAACGCTCTGCGGGCCGGGCTGTCCGAGTACGACCTGTCCGAGTCCGACCTGCGTCTGCTCGAGGCCGGCGCCGACGGCGCCCTCGGTGAGGAGAATGCGGGCCCGCTGCCGGTTCTCGCCATCGTCGGGCGTCCCAACGTGGGTAAGTCCACGCTGGTCAACCGCGTGCTCGGTCGTCGCGAGGCCGTGGTCGAAGACGTTCCGGGTGTTACCCGTGACCGGGTTCGCTACGAGACCGAGTGGGCCGGGCGACGTTTCGTGGTCGTCGACACCGGCGGCTGGGAGCGCGACGCCAAGGGGCTGGCCGGCCGGGTGGCCGAGCAGGCCGAGATCGCGATCGAGCTCGCCGACGCCGTGATGTTCGTGGTCGACGCCCAGGTCGGCGCCACCGCGACCGACGAGGCCGTGGTGCGCCTGCTGCGCAAGACCAAGAAGCCCGTCATCCTGGCGGCCAACAAGGTCGACGACACGCGGGGTGAGCTCGAGGCCTCGTCGCTGTGGTCCCTGGGGCTGGGGGAGCCGTACCCGGTCTCCGCACTGCACGGTCGAGGCAGTGGTGACCTTCTCGATGCCGTCCTCGCCGCGCTGCCCGAGGTCTCGGCGGTCGGTCCCGAGCAGGTCGGTGGGCTGCGTCGCGTGGCTCTGCTGGGCCGTCCGAACGTGGGCAAGTCCAGCCTGCTCAACGCGCTCGCCGGCGAAGACCGCGTGGTCGTCGACTCGGTCGCCGGTACCACCCGTGACCCGGTCGACGAGATCATCGACCTCAACGGCCGGCAGTGGCGTTTCGTCGACACCGCGGGTATTCGCCGTCGCGTGCACCTGACCCGGGGCGCCGACTTCTACGCCTCGCTGCGCACGCAGGCCGCGCTCGAGAAGGCCGAGGTCGCCGTGGTGCTCCTCGACTCCTCCGAGCCGTTGTCCGAGCAGGACCAGCGCATCATCTCGATGATCGTCGACTCCGGCCGGGCCCTTGTTGTCGCCTACAACAAGTGGGACCTGATGGACGAGGAGCGTCGCAAGTTCCTCGAGCGCGAGTTCGAGACCGACCTCGTGCAGATCCAGTGGGCTCCCCGCATCAACGTGTCCGCCTCCACCAAGTGGCACGTGAACCGGCTGACCCCGGCCCTCGACACGGCCCTGGAGTCGTGGGACACCCGCGTGCCCACCGGCAAGCTGAACTCCCTGCTCGCCGAGATCATGCAGTCCCACCCGCACCCGGTGCGCGGTGGCAAGCAGCCGCGCATCCTCTACGGCTCGCAGGTCTCGACCCGCCCGCCGCGGTTCGTGCTCTTCACCTCCGGCTACTTCGAGGCCGGTTACCGCCGGTTCATCGAGCGCCGGCTGCGTGAGGCCTTCGGGTTCGAGGGCACCCCGATCGAGGTGTCCGTGCGGCCGCGCGAAAAGCGTTCCAAGAAGAAGTAA
- a CDS encoding intradiol ring-cleavage dioxygenase: MSTEQQIPDPVTDNAAYVRAVHDKGLGFDLRTMSRRKMLGGISSVFLLAACGSTSDSTSSGSSTTSSGITEIETETNGPYPADGTNGVDVRTESGIVRSDITSSFGDSTTTAEGVPLTIEFTITDLSGAPISGAAVYVWHCDRDGNYSLYTEGITQENYLRGIQATDANGLASFTSIYPACYSGRWPHIHFEVYSSVEDATSGEGTIRKTSQMAMPEDINDLVYATDGYSKSVSNLSQVTIADDNVFGDDDAATEMATATGSVSKGYVAKLTAAIDITGKDDAAAAPVGGEGQGGTPPGGPEGGAGGTPPSGAPQPTATASAS, translated from the coding sequence GTGAGCACCGAGCAGCAGATTCCCGACCCCGTCACCGACAACGCCGCCTACGTGAGAGCTGTCCATGACAAGGGCCTGGGCTTCGACCTGCGCACCATGTCGCGGCGCAAGATGCTCGGTGGCATCAGCTCGGTGTTCCTGCTCGCCGCCTGCGGCAGCACCAGCGACTCGACGAGCTCGGGCAGCTCGACCACCAGCAGCGGCATCACCGAGATCGAGACCGAGACCAACGGCCCCTACCCCGCCGACGGCACCAACGGCGTCGACGTGCGCACCGAGTCGGGCATCGTGCGCAGCGACATCACCTCGTCGTTCGGTGACTCGACCACGACGGCGGAGGGTGTGCCGCTGACCATCGAGTTCACGATCACCGATCTTTCCGGCGCACCGATCTCCGGTGCGGCCGTGTATGTCTGGCACTGCGACCGGGACGGCAACTACTCGCTCTACACCGAGGGCATCACGCAGGAGAACTATTTGCGGGGCATCCAGGCGACCGATGCGAACGGCCTGGCCTCGTTCACGAGCATCTACCCCGCCTGCTACTCGGGTCGCTGGCCGCACATCCACTTCGAGGTGTACTCCTCGGTCGAGGACGCGACCAGCGGTGAGGGCACGATCCGCAAGACCTCACAGATGGCGATGCCCGAAGACATCAACGACCTGGTCTACGCGACCGACGGCTACAGCAAGAGCGTCAGCAACCTGAGCCAGGTCACCATCGCCGACGACAACGTCTTCGGCGACGACGACGCGGCGACCGAGATGGCCACGGCGACGGGCAGTGTGAGCAAGGGCTACGTGGCCAAGCTGACCGCGGCGATCGACATCACGGGTAAGGACGACGCGGCTGCGGCACCGGTGGGCGGCGAGGGTCAGGGCGGCACTCCCCCGGGCGGTCCCGAGGGCGGCGCCGGTGGCACCCCGCCGAGCGGCGCTCCCCAGCCGACGGCAACGGCGAGCGCGAGCTAA
- the leuS gene encoding leucine--tRNA ligase — MSEHEDRRDTVDEIDLDQWVKVWDERHTFEAHGLTAPEPGRDEPADEKRSYIVSMYPYPSGDLHMGHAEVYSISDVIARFDRLRGYNTLNPIGWDSFGLPAENAAIKRDLHPRQWTYDNIAVQAASFKRLGVSFDWRTRLHTSDPEYYRWNQWIFLKLFDMGLAYRKASPVNWCPKDHTVLANEQVIQGKCERCGTVVERRNLTQWFFRITDYAQRLLDDMDQLKGQWPEDILAMQRNWIGRSSGAHVDFRIVGRDEPVRVFTTRPDTLYGATFFVVAADAPLARDLVTDEHREALETYIAALGGTSEIERMASDRAKTGVFLGSYAINPVNGEQIPVYASDYVLADYGTGALMAVPAHDQRDLDFAKAMNLPVRKVVETGEDDPAVTGVATAARGTMVGSGEFDGLPSAEALPAIIAHLERSGVGEGAITYRLRDWLLSRQRFWGTPIPIIHCEDCGEVGVPEDQLPVRLPESGFSLKPDANQSPLGTATEWLKVDCPTCGKPAQRDTDTMDTFVDSSWYYLRFPNPDYTEGPFDPEGVKRWLPVDHYIGGKEHANLHLLYARFMTKALHDAGLLHFVEPFKRLTNQGQVIMDGKAMSKSLGNLVNLQEQISQYGPDAVRVTMIFAGPPEDDIDWAAVSPSGAVKWLNRVRRLASAVPVSSLGAAVSTGDTAVRRGVHRLLDEITSKMEAGRQNVVIARLMELTTLLQQAIDSGPGAADPAVREGVEALVVALSCFAPFTADDSWVKLGHEPSVATTTWPVVDKSLIVDEEVTCVVQVNGKVRARLQVPAAITEDDLKALSLDSDAVQKAVGDAKIVKVIVRAPKLVNIALAR, encoded by the coding sequence ATGAGCGAGCATGAGGACCGGCGGGACACCGTCGACGAGATCGACCTGGACCAGTGGGTCAAGGTGTGGGACGAGCGGCACACGTTCGAGGCGCACGGCCTCACGGCGCCGGAGCCCGGTCGCGACGAACCTGCCGACGAGAAGCGCTCGTACATCGTCAGCATGTACCCGTACCCCTCCGGCGACCTGCACATGGGCCACGCCGAGGTGTACTCGATCAGCGACGTCATCGCCCGGTTCGACCGGCTGCGGGGCTACAACACGCTGAACCCGATCGGCTGGGACTCCTTCGGGCTGCCCGCCGAGAACGCGGCGATCAAGCGCGACCTGCACCCCCGGCAGTGGACGTACGACAACATCGCCGTGCAGGCCGCGAGTTTCAAGCGCCTGGGTGTCTCGTTCGACTGGCGTACGCGGCTGCACACCTCCGACCCGGAGTACTACCGCTGGAACCAGTGGATCTTCCTGAAGCTGTTCGACATGGGCCTGGCCTACCGCAAGGCCTCGCCGGTCAACTGGTGCCCGAAAGACCACACGGTGCTGGCGAACGAGCAGGTCATCCAGGGCAAGTGCGAGCGCTGCGGCACCGTCGTCGAGCGCCGCAACCTGACCCAGTGGTTCTTCCGCATCACCGACTACGCGCAGCGTCTGCTCGATGACATGGACCAGCTCAAGGGCCAGTGGCCCGAAGACATCCTGGCCATGCAGCGCAACTGGATCGGGCGTTCGTCCGGTGCCCACGTCGACTTCAGGATCGTCGGCCGTGACGAGCCGGTGCGGGTGTTCACCACGCGTCCCGACACCCTGTACGGCGCGACCTTCTTCGTGGTCGCCGCCGACGCGCCGCTGGCCCGTGACCTGGTCACCGACGAGCACCGCGAGGCGCTGGAGACGTACATCGCCGCGCTGGGCGGTACCTCCGAGATCGAGCGGATGGCCTCCGACCGCGCGAAGACCGGCGTCTTCCTGGGCTCCTACGCGATCAACCCGGTCAACGGCGAGCAGATCCCGGTCTACGCGTCCGACTACGTGCTGGCCGACTACGGCACCGGCGCGCTGATGGCCGTGCCGGCCCACGACCAGCGCGACCTGGACTTCGCCAAGGCGATGAACCTGCCGGTCCGCAAGGTGGTCGAGACCGGTGAGGACGACCCGGCGGTCACCGGTGTGGCCACGGCCGCCCGCGGCACAATGGTGGGGTCGGGCGAGTTCGACGGGCTCCCGTCGGCCGAGGCCCTGCCCGCGATCATCGCCCACCTGGAGAGGTCCGGGGTCGGCGAGGGCGCTATCACCTACCGCCTGCGCGACTGGCTGCTGTCGCGGCAGCGCTTCTGGGGCACGCCGATCCCGATCATCCACTGCGAAGACTGCGGTGAGGTCGGTGTTCCCGAAGACCAGCTGCCGGTTCGCCTGCCGGAGAGCGGCTTCTCGCTGAAGCCCGACGCCAACCAGTCACCGCTGGGCACGGCCACCGAGTGGCTCAAGGTCGACTGCCCCACGTGCGGCAAGCCCGCGCAGCGCGACACCGACACGATGGACACGTTCGTCGACTCGTCCTGGTACTACCTGCGTTTCCCCAACCCGGACTACACCGAGGGGCCGTTCGACCCCGAGGGTGTGAAGCGCTGGCTGCCCGTCGACCACTACATCGGCGGCAAGGAGCACGCGAACCTGCACCTGCTGTACGCGCGCTTCATGACCAAGGCCCTGCACGATGCCGGGCTGCTGCACTTCGTCGAGCCGTTCAAGCGCCTGACCAACCAGGGTCAGGTCATCATGGACGGCAAGGCGATGAGCAAGAGTCTGGGCAACCTGGTCAACCTGCAGGAGCAGATCAGCCAGTACGGCCCCGACGCCGTGCGCGTCACGATGATCTTCGCCGGTCCGCCGGAAGACGACATCGACTGGGCCGCGGTCTCTCCCTCCGGTGCGGTGAAGTGGCTGAACCGGGTGCGGCGCCTGGCCTCGGCCGTGCCCGTCTCCTCGCTCGGTGCGGCGGTCTCCACCGGTGACACGGCGGTGCGCCGGGGTGTGCACCGTCTGCTGGACGAGATCACCTCGAAGATGGAGGCGGGCCGCCAGAACGTCGTCATCGCCCGTCTGATGGAGCTGACGACGCTGCTGCAGCAGGCGATCGACAGCGGTCCCGGTGCGGCCGACCCGGCCGTGCGGGAGGGCGTGGAGGCTCTGGTCGTGGCCCTGTCCTGCTTCGCGCCGTTCACGGCCGACGACTCCTGGGTGAAGCTCGGCCACGAGCCCTCCGTCGCCACCACCACGTGGCCGGTGGTCGACAAGTCCCTGATTGTGGACGAGGAGGTCACCTGTGTGGTCCAGGTCAACGGCAAGGTGCGGGCCCGCCTGCAGGTGCCGGCCGCGATCACCGAAGATGACCTGAAGGCCCTGAGCCTGGACTCCGACGCCGTGCAGAAGGCCGTGGGCGACGCGAAGATCGTGAAGGTCATCGTGCGGGCCCCCAAGCTCGTCAACATCGCCCTGGCCCGATAA
- a CDS encoding site-specific integrase produces the protein MTRSRANGEGSIFPYRNGYGAYVWITTPSGKRQRKYVYGKTREIVHEKWIKLMGEASKGSVAPKVPKLGDYLSTWLTEVIAPGAAPATYAIYESHTRLHIIPHLGEKRLDKLGVRDVQIWINNLRKTCLCCANERDAKRPVPRCCAASKCCNDFLSDRSVGGVRAVLRSALSQAMREELLSRNVAMSVTVPTRRKRKRSSWTSDEARTFLESARSAQDPMYAVYVLILTIGLRKGEALGLLWNDVDLAGGTLAINHQLQRVHGQLYHRKTKTEESEDSLPLVSLGTAALRWQQAVQERAEKAAGEAWQPGDWVFTTRYGTPIEPRNFSRYFEARCEAAGVRRITVHDARRTCATLLVDLDVHPRVIMKILRHTQIAMTMDIYAQASSKATREALQQLGQELNSEERPTSGNETSSAE, from the coding sequence GTGACCAGGTCCCGAGCGAACGGCGAAGGTTCGATCTTTCCTTACCGGAACGGATACGGCGCCTACGTCTGGATCACGACGCCTTCCGGAAAGCGCCAGCGGAAATACGTTTACGGCAAGACGCGCGAGATCGTGCACGAAAAGTGGATCAAGCTGATGGGCGAAGCCAGCAAGGGTTCCGTCGCCCCGAAGGTGCCCAAGCTCGGCGACTACCTCAGCACGTGGCTTACCGAGGTGATCGCACCGGGCGCCGCGCCAGCGACGTACGCGATCTACGAATCGCACACGCGCCTGCACATCATCCCGCACCTGGGAGAGAAGCGACTCGACAAGCTCGGCGTTCGGGACGTGCAGATCTGGATCAACAATCTCCGAAAGACGTGCCTCTGCTGCGCCAATGAGCGTGACGCCAAGCGCCCTGTCCCCCGGTGCTGCGCGGCCAGCAAGTGTTGCAATGATTTCCTTTCCGATCGCAGCGTCGGCGGCGTCCGTGCCGTTCTCAGGTCGGCCCTTTCGCAAGCCATGCGTGAGGAACTGCTGAGCCGCAACGTGGCCATGTCAGTCACAGTCCCGACTCGTCGCAAGAGGAAGCGGAGTTCCTGGACAAGCGACGAGGCGCGCACTTTCCTCGAAAGTGCCCGAAGTGCCCAAGACCCAATGTACGCGGTCTACGTGCTTATTCTCACGATCGGGCTCCGGAAGGGCGAGGCTCTAGGACTGCTCTGGAATGACGTTGATCTCGCCGGAGGAACATTAGCCATCAACCACCAATTGCAGCGCGTACATGGTCAGCTGTATCACCGTAAGACGAAGACCGAGGAATCAGAAGACTCACTCCCGCTCGTTTCTCTCGGAACCGCCGCTCTTCGCTGGCAGCAGGCTGTCCAGGAAAGGGCCGAGAAGGCCGCTGGTGAAGCCTGGCAACCTGGAGACTGGGTGTTCACCACTCGGTACGGCACTCCGATCGAGCCTCGGAACTTCAGCCGCTATTTCGAGGCCCGCTGCGAGGCGGCCGGCGTCCGCCGGATCACAGTGCATGACGCTCGCCGCACATGTGCCACCCTGCTTGTCGATCTGGACGTGCACCCGCGAGTGATCATGAAGATTCTGCGACATACCCAAATCGCGATGACGATGGATATCTATGCCCAGGCTTCCTCCAAAGCCACCCGGGAAGCACTTCAGCAACTCGGCCAGGAGCTAAATTCGGAAGAGCGTCCAACCTCCGGCAACGAAACTTCTTCAGCCGAATGA
- a CDS encoding excisionase family DNA-binding protein gives MKAQTTVIAPKWHTVAEVAAMLGYGLTKTKMLVITGEMRSLKDGRSRRILPEWVDEYIARRVDEMEHAA, from the coding sequence ATGAAGGCTCAGACCACCGTTATTGCCCCGAAGTGGCACACCGTCGCCGAAGTCGCCGCGATGCTCGGCTACGGCCTGACCAAAACCAAGATGCTCGTCATCACCGGCGAAATGCGATCGCTTAAAGACGGGCGATCACGCCGGATCCTCCCCGAGTGGGTAGACGAGTACATTGCCCGCCGCGTCGATGAAATGGAGCATGCCGCGTGA
- a CDS encoding DUF3631 domain-containing protein yields the protein MKNANSVPQSNPGAELLDRVRSALTRYVILPSDPAADAVVLWIAATHGLKFWTHAARLVIRAPEKRCGKSRLLDIVEALCWNALLTVNASPAAVYRSIGSDDPPTLLIDEADTIFGPAAAGANEDLRGLLNAGHQRNRPTIRYDASKSKVEKIQTFTMAALAGIGAMPDTIEDRAAVIRMRRRADGESVAPYRERRDGPALRKLAAELNKWIRSHPELQHAEPPMPVEDRAADTWEALVAVADLAGGTWPERARAACVDLTTEREANADQPLQVRLLADIRTAFEGDDALATATLLARLNLDEEAPWIDYGPRGESLTATQLAKLLREYDIRVKNIRFANGHQAKGYSQAMFTDAWARYCPQTPTDAEPEIQAQGPLWEPSQPSQPSPPWSEQPRSRPTAVPHAVPETSQPSHTPTVSNGPAGPLGRPDPTPGTASGTANADAAPPVTSNGTAGTTGTASQDMPPATCIRCREPMTYDDGTRTHPNCA from the coding sequence GTGAAGAATGCCAACTCCGTCCCGCAGAGCAACCCGGGAGCCGAACTCCTGGACCGCGTGCGGTCCGCTCTGACCCGCTACGTCATCCTTCCCAGCGACCCCGCCGCCGATGCCGTCGTGTTGTGGATCGCTGCCACCCACGGCTTGAAGTTCTGGACTCACGCCGCCCGTCTGGTCATCCGAGCCCCCGAGAAGCGTTGCGGTAAGTCCCGGCTCCTGGACATCGTCGAGGCCCTGTGCTGGAACGCTCTGCTGACCGTGAACGCCTCCCCGGCAGCGGTTTACCGCAGCATCGGCAGCGATGACCCCCCGACGCTCCTGATCGACGAAGCCGACACCATCTTCGGCCCGGCCGCCGCCGGAGCGAACGAAGACCTGCGAGGACTGCTGAACGCTGGTCACCAGCGCAACCGGCCGACGATCCGCTACGACGCGTCCAAGAGCAAGGTCGAGAAGATCCAAACCTTCACGATGGCGGCCCTGGCCGGGATCGGCGCCATGCCCGACACCATCGAAGACCGGGCCGCCGTGATCCGGATGCGCCGCCGCGCCGACGGCGAATCCGTGGCCCCCTACCGCGAGCGTCGTGACGGCCCGGCCCTGCGCAAGCTCGCCGCCGAACTGAACAAGTGGATCCGCTCCCACCCCGAGCTACAGCACGCCGAGCCCCCGATGCCTGTAGAGGACCGTGCCGCCGACACGTGGGAAGCCCTGGTCGCCGTCGCCGATCTCGCCGGGGGCACCTGGCCCGAGCGAGCCCGGGCCGCCTGCGTCGACCTCACCACCGAACGAGAGGCCAACGCCGACCAGCCCCTACAGGTGCGGCTTCTGGCCGACATCCGCACCGCATTCGAGGGTGACGACGCGTTGGCCACGGCAACGCTCCTGGCCCGGCTCAACCTCGACGAGGAAGCACCCTGGATCGACTACGGCCCCCGGGGCGAAAGCCTCACCGCGACCCAGCTCGCCAAGCTCCTTCGGGAGTACGACATCCGGGTCAAGAACATCCGGTTCGCCAACGGCCACCAGGCCAAGGGCTACAGCCAAGCCATGTTCACCGACGCTTGGGCCCGCTACTGCCCCCAGACGCCGACCGATGCCGAACCAGAGATCCAGGCCCAGGGACCCCTGTGGGAGCCGTCCCAGCCGTCCCAGCCGTCCCCGCCCTGGTCAGAGCAACCCCGAAGTCGTCCCACAGCCGTCCCCCATGCCGTCCCAGAGACGTCCCAGCCGTCCCACACTCCGACCGTCAGCAACGGGCCCGCCGGTCCGTTGGGACGGCCCGACCCCACCCCTGGGACGGCATCTGGGACGGCAAACGCCGATGCCGCACCGCCCGTGACCAGCAACGGGACGGCTGGGACGACTGGGACGGCATCTCAGGACATGCCCCCGGCCACCTGCATCCGATGCCGCGAACCCATGACCTACGACGACGGCACCCGCACCCACCCGAACTGCGCCTGA
- a CDS encoding DUF6284 family protein produces the protein MRAVGEEPTRAELREIEAEMPLIEAGLAVVDAEIAIALADSHTDDLAWRRLRRAEARVTRRMQDFYAVSFGPLDGAA, from the coding sequence ATGAGAGCGGTTGGGGAAGAGCCGACGCGGGCCGAACTTCGCGAGATCGAGGCCGAGATGCCTCTGATCGAGGCGGGACTGGCCGTGGTCGATGCGGAAATTGCTATTGCGCTGGCTGATTCGCACACGGATGACCTGGCCTGGCGCCGGTTGCGCCGGGCTGAGGCTCGGGTGACGCGCCGGATGCAGGACTTCTACGCCGTGAGCTTCGGGCCGCTGGACGGTGCGGCGTGA